In Staphylococcus saccharolyticus, one genomic interval encodes:
- the pepF gene encoding oligoendopeptidase F: MSQQLTREEQERKYPQYTWDLTTIFDSDEAFETAFKEVESELGKEEQFKGQLEESAQKLYEALSLEDEIGTKLEKVYVYAHLKQDQDTANDKYTGLEARAHQLVIKFSSAWSFLVPEILQLDESTIKSFIESNEQLKQYEFDLKLINEKRPHILDADTEKLLTEAQDALSTPSNVYGMFSNADLEFEDAVDKDGESHPLTQGTFIKYLESDDRQLRESAFRNVYKAYGAHNNTLGATLAGEVKKNVFNAITHNYSSARERALSNNHIPEGVYDNLVKTVHKYLPLLHRYTQLRKELLGIDDLKMYDLYTPLVKDVKFEMPYEKAKTWMLKALEPMGDEYLRVVKEGLENRWVDVFENKGKRSGGYSSGAHLTNPFILLNWTDTVSDLYTLVHEFGHSAHSYFSRQNQPSNLSDYTIFVAEVASTCNEALLSDYMDKHLDDERRLLLLNQELERFRATLFRQTMFAEFEHKIHQIEEAGEPLTPNRMNEEYAKLNRQYFGEAVETEEDISKEWSRIPHFYMNYYVYQYATGYSAAQSLSHQILTEGEPAVKRYINEFLKKGSSNYPIEILKNAGVDMTTPKPIEEACEVFEQKLDAFEKLMKA, encoded by the coding sequence ATGAGTCAACAATTAACAAGAGAAGAACAAGAACGTAAATATCCTCAATACACTTGGGATCTAACTACTATATTTGACAGTGATGAAGCATTCGAAACAGCTTTTAAAGAGGTTGAAAGTGAATTAGGTAAAGAAGAACAATTTAAAGGTCAATTAGAGGAAAGTGCACAAAAGCTTTATGAAGCTTTAAGTTTAGAAGATGAAATCGGTACTAAATTAGAGAAAGTATATGTCTACGCACATTTAAAGCAAGACCAAGATACTGCCAATGATAAATATACTGGTTTAGAAGCTCGAGCGCATCAACTAGTGATTAAATTTAGTTCAGCTTGGAGCTTTTTAGTACCTGAAATATTACAATTAGACGAATCAACGATTAAATCTTTTATTGAATCTAATGAGCAATTAAAACAATATGAGTTTGATTTGAAATTAATAAATGAAAAACGCCCTCATATTTTAGATGCTGATACTGAAAAATTACTTACTGAAGCACAAGATGCATTATCAACACCATCAAATGTGTATGGTATGTTTAGTAATGCAGATTTAGAGTTCGAAGATGCTGTCGATAAAGATGGTGAGTCACATCCATTGACGCAAGGTACATTTATCAAATATTTAGAGTCAGACGACCGTCAACTAAGAGAATCTGCATTTAGAAACGTTTATAAAGCGTATGGAGCACATAATAATACTCTAGGCGCCACTTTAGCTGGAGAAGTAAAGAAAAATGTATTTAATGCTATAACTCATAACTATAGTTCAGCACGTGAACGTGCATTGAGTAATAATCATATACCTGAAGGGGTTTATGATAATTTAGTTAAAACAGTGCATAAATACCTTCCTTTACTACACAGATATACTCAACTAAGAAAAGAATTATTAGGTATAGATGATTTAAAAATGTATGATTTATATACACCATTAGTCAAAGATGTAAAATTTGAAATGCCTTATGAAAAAGCTAAAACATGGATGCTTAAAGCTCTTGAACCAATGGGTGACGAGTATTTAAGAGTTGTTAAAGAAGGATTGGAGAATCGTTGGGTAGACGTATTCGAAAATAAAGGTAAACGTTCAGGTGGATACTCATCAGGCGCTCATTTAACGAATCCATTTATTTTATTAAATTGGACAGATACTGTATCTGATCTATATACACTTGTGCATGAATTTGGACATTCTGCTCATAGTTATTTTAGTCGTCAAAACCAACCATCTAACTTAAGTGATTACACTATATTTGTTGCTGAAGTCGCATCAACTTGTAATGAAGCACTTTTAAGTGATTATATGGATAAGCACTTAGATGATGAACGTCGTTTATTATTACTCAATCAAGAATTAGAACGTTTTAGAGCTACGTTGTTCCGTCAAACTATGTTTGCTGAATTCGAACATAAGATTCATCAAATCGAAGAAGCAGGCGAACCATTAACACCTAATAGAATGAATGAAGAATATGCTAAGTTAAATAGACAGTATTTTGGTGAAGCAGTAGAAACTGAAGAAGATATTAGCAAAGAATGGTCACGTATTCCACATTTTTATATGAACTATTATGTATATCAATACGCAACTGGTTATAGTGCTGCTCAAAGTTTAAGTCATCAAATTTTAACGGAAGGTGAGCCAGCTGTAAAACGATATATTAACGAATTCTTGAAAAAAGGTAGTTCAAATTATCCAATTGAGATATTGAAAAATGCTGGTGTGGATATGACAACTCCTAAACCAATTGAAGAAGCTTGCGAAGTTTTTGAACAAAAATTAGATGCTTTTGAAAAGCTTATGAAAGCTTAA
- the mgtE gene encoding magnesium transporter — translation MANDTEIKENVREDVYEKELFDQLLDDNGINQFRDEFLTLHNYEQSEYFEDTTDENRQKIFEFLSPKEVANFFDQLDFDDDDYESLFDKMDANYASHVLEEMSYDNSVDILNELSKPKVASLLTLMDKDEANEIKALLHYEEDTAGGIMTTEYISLKATTPVKEALMHVKEQAPDAETIYVIFAVNEADQLVGVLSLRDLIVAENDSYIEDIMGERVISANVGDDQEDVAQLMRDYDFIAIPVVDYQNHLLGIITIDDILDVMDEEASEDYSRLAGVSDIDSTGDSVVKTASKRLPWLIVLTFLGMITATILGSFENTLSQVALLAAFIPIISGMSGNSGTQSLAVSVRNISTGEINEQSKFKIALREAGSGFLSGLVCATVLFFIILIIYRTPLLALIVGGSLTCAMTVGTLVGSMIPLVMNKFKIDPAVASGPFITTINDIVSMLIYFGLATSFMSYLT, via the coding sequence TTGGCTAACGACACTGAGATAAAAGAAAACGTGCGTGAAGATGTTTATGAAAAAGAGTTATTTGATCAATTATTAGATGATAATGGTATTAATCAATTTAGAGATGAGTTCTTGACCTTACATAACTACGAACAAAGTGAATACTTTGAGGATACTACCGATGAAAATAGACAAAAAATATTTGAGTTTTTATCTCCAAAAGAAGTAGCGAATTTCTTTGATCAATTAGATTTTGATGACGATGACTATGAAAGTTTATTTGATAAGATGGATGCGAATTATGCAAGCCATGTTTTAGAAGAAATGTCTTATGATAATTCAGTAGATATTTTAAATGAGTTATCGAAACCTAAGGTTGCAAGCTTACTAACTTTAATGGATAAAGATGAAGCTAATGAAATTAAGGCTTTATTACATTATGAAGAAGATACTGCCGGTGGTATTATGACTACCGAGTATATTTCTCTCAAGGCAACAACGCCAGTTAAAGAGGCGCTCATGCACGTTAAAGAACAAGCACCTGATGCCGAAACAATTTACGTTATTTTTGCGGTTAATGAAGCTGATCAGCTAGTCGGAGTACTCTCTTTGAGAGATTTAATTGTAGCTGAAAATGATTCATATATAGAAGATATTATGGGCGAACGTGTAATTAGCGCTAATGTTGGTGATGACCAAGAAGATGTAGCTCAATTAATGAGAGACTACGACTTCATTGCAATTCCTGTTGTAGATTATCAGAATCATCTTTTAGGTATTATTACAATTGATGATATTTTAGATGTTATGGATGAAGAGGCAAGTGAAGACTACTCTCGTTTAGCCGGTGTGTCTGATATTGACTCAACAGGTGATTCGGTTGTGAAAACAGCAAGTAAAAGATTACCCTGGCTAATTGTTTTGACATTTTTAGGAATGATTACGGCTACAATATTAGGAAGCTTTGAAAATACTTTATCGCAAGTGGCACTATTGGCTGCCTTTATACCTATCATTAGTGGAATGTCAGGAAATTCAGGAACACAATCATTAGCCGTTTCTGTTCGTAATATTTCTACAGGTGAAATCAATGAACAGAGTAAATTTAAAATTGCGTTAAGAGAGGCGGGAAGTGGCTTTTTATCTGGTCTCGTTTGTGCAACTGTTCTTTTCTTTATCATATTAATTATTTACAGAACGCCACTATTAGCGTTAATAGTAGGTGGAAGTCTGACTTGTGCCATGACCGTAGGTACATTAGTGGGCTCTATGATTCCACTTGTAATGAACAAATTTAAAATTGACCCAGCTGTTGCTAGTGGTCCGTTTATTACAACAATTAACGACATAGTAAGTATGTTAATCTATTTTGGTTTAGCGACTTCATTTATGTCTTATTTAACTTAA
- a CDS encoding NAD kinase, with the protein MRYTILTKGDSKSHALKHKMINHMKDFQMVEDNENPEIVISVGGDGTLLQAFHQYSHMLSKVAFVGIHTGHLGFYADWLPHEVEKLIIEINNSEFQVIEYPLLELIVRNNDNGYETRYLALNEATMKTENGSTLVVDVNIRGKHFERFRGDGLCISTPSGSTAYNKALGGALIHPSLEAMQIAEIASINNRVFRTVGSPLVLPKHHTCLITPVNHDTIRTTIDHVSIKHKNVNAIQFRVADEKVRFARFRPFPFWKRVHDSFISSDDER; encoded by the coding sequence ATGCGTTATACAATCCTTACAAAAGGTGATTCAAAGTCGCACGCTTTAAAACATAAAATGATTAATCATATGAAAGACTTTCAGATGGTGGAAGACAATGAAAATCCTGAAATTGTCATTTCTGTAGGTGGAGATGGGACATTATTACAAGCTTTTCATCAATATAGTCATATGTTATCCAAAGTTGCGTTTGTCGGAATACACACTGGGCATCTTGGTTTCTACGCTGATTGGTTACCACATGAGGTTGAAAAGTTAATTATCGAAATTAATAATTCAGAATTTCAAGTCATTGAATATCCGTTACTTGAATTAATAGTGAGGAATAATGATAACGGTTATGAAACAAGGTATTTAGCTTTGAATGAAGCTACAATGAAAACTGAAAATGGTTCGACATTAGTTGTGGACGTAAACATACGAGGCAAACATTTTGAACGGTTTAGAGGAGATGGACTATGCATTTCTACACCATCAGGTTCAACTGCATATAATAAAGCTCTAGGTGGTGCACTGATTCATCCTTCACTAGAAGCAATGCAAATAGCTGAGATTGCTTCAATTAACAACAGAGTGTTTAGAACTGTAGGGTCCCCTTTAGTATTACCAAAGCACCATACTTGTCTAATTACACCAGTCAATCATGATACGATTAGAACGACAATTGACCATGTAAGTATTAAACATAAAAATGTAAATGCCATTCAATTTAGAGTCGCAGATGAAAAAGTTCGCTTTGCTAGATTTCGTCCTTTCCCATTTTGGAAAAGGGTACATGACTCGTTTATTTCTAGTGATGATGAAAGATGA
- a CDS encoding competence protein CoiA, whose amino-acid sequence MLVTMNQDGQRILAKNASKCQHYVCPYCKSSVVFKHGCSMLPHFAHKGRTKHKCIKTDIAQHYHLKLYLSQAYRRLNRHVQIEPYFAEISQYPDIVVDSHYAIEVQLSKINVSQIIHRTLGLNSIGLEVYWLIDDICRRKSYLELTQFQSSFINTVSRTLITWNSADSSMILYSQIQNISGKKFVAKRSYLIIVKEDKSKHINYLKNRFYYIQTSVEELILY is encoded by the coding sequence ATGTTAGTAACAATGAATCAAGACGGACAAAGAATCCTTGCCAAGAATGCTAGTAAGTGTCAACACTATGTTTGTCCTTATTGTAAGAGTAGCGTAGTATTTAAACATGGATGTTCCATGCTTCCTCATTTTGCTCATAAAGGAAGAACTAAGCATAAATGTATAAAAACAGATATCGCTCAACACTATCATTTAAAATTGTATTTATCACAAGCATATCGTCGATTAAATCGTCATGTTCAAATCGAGCCATATTTTGCTGAAATTTCACAATATCCAGATATTGTTGTCGATTCTCATTATGCTATAGAGGTTCAATTGTCTAAAATAAATGTTTCTCAAATTATACATAGAACATTAGGCTTAAATAGTATCGGATTAGAGGTTTATTGGTTGATTGATGATATCTGTCGAAGAAAAAGTTATTTAGAGTTAACTCAATTTCAAAGCTCTTTTATAAACACTGTTAGTCGAACGTTGATAACTTGGAATTCTGCAGATTCGTCAATGATTCTTTATAGTCAAATTCAAAATATAAGTGGTAAAAAGTTTGTAGCGAAGAGGAGTTATTTAATAATTGTGAAGGAAGACAAATCCAAACATATAAATTATCTAAAAAACAGATTTTACTATATACAAACAAGTGTAGAAGAATTAATTCTGTATTAG
- a CDS encoding GTP pyrophosphokinase, producing MNQWDQFLTPYKQAVDELKVKLKGLRKQYEIGENTSPIEFVTGRVKPISSIIDKANKRGIPFDRLHEEMYDVAGLRIMCQFVDDIDIVVDILKQRRDFKVVEERDYIRNTKESGYRSYHVIIKYPIETLNGQKHILAEIQIRTLAMNFWATIEHTLRYKYDGDYPDEIQHRLERAAEAAYLLDEEMSEIKDEIQEAQKYYTQKRAKKHEND from the coding sequence ATGAACCAGTGGGATCAATTTTTAACACCTTATAAACAAGCAGTAGATGAGTTAAAGGTTAAACTCAAAGGTCTAAGAAAACAGTATGAAATAGGTGAAAATACATCACCCATCGAATTTGTAACCGGGAGAGTAAAGCCTATTTCAAGTATTATTGATAAAGCGAATAAAAGGGGTATACCTTTTGACCGTTTACATGAAGAAATGTATGACGTCGCTGGGCTAAGAATCATGTGTCAGTTTGTAGATGACATTGACATTGTTGTTGATATTTTGAAACAACGAAGAGATTTTAAAGTTGTCGAAGAGAGAGATTATATTCGCAATACTAAAGAAAGTGGCTATCGTTCTTATCACGTTATTATAAAATATCCCATCGAAACGTTAAATGGACAAAAGCATATTTTAGCTGAGATTCAAATTAGAACATTAGCAATGAACTTTTGGGCTACGATTGAACACACGCTTCGTTATAAATATGATGGTGACTATCCAGATGAAATACAACATCGTTTAGAAAGAGCGGCTGAAGCAGCATATTTACTAGATGAAGAAATGTCTGAAATCAAAGATGAAATTCAAGAAGCACAAAAGTATTACACGCAAAAACGTGCTAAAAAGCATGAAAATGACTAA
- the yjbH gene encoding protease adaptor protein YjbH yields the protein MAEELRIMENKSREDTNLSPVSKIEIYSFFDPFSKDCFKISAILSKLRIEYNKYIRVRHILIPSLKVLTKCQAQSTSDFDNIALAYKAAELQGRVRAERFIHLMQNEIIPKRDIITEDMICDCIKNAGIDYQVFKEDLQKSKLTDSLKVDLHIAREMEIEQSPSLVFFSEDIHEEGLKVEGLYPYHIYTYIINELMGQPIEKNLPPKLEYYIQKKQLVTMEELLTIYEWPEKLLNKELKKLSLQQKVEKLQYPEGDFWKSKMPSC from the coding sequence ATGGCTGAAGAATTAAGAATCATGGAGAATAAGAGTCGTGAAGATACTAATCTATCACCTGTTAGCAAAATAGAGATTTATTCTTTTTTTGATCCTTTTAGTAAAGATTGCTTTAAAATATCAGCAATCTTGTCAAAATTAAGAATTGAATATAATAAGTATATCCGAGTTCGACATATTTTAATCCCGTCTTTAAAGGTTTTAACAAAGTGCCAAGCTCAAAGTACTTCTGACTTTGATAATATCGCACTTGCCTATAAAGCTGCTGAACTTCAAGGACGAGTGAGAGCTGAAAGATTTATTCATCTCATGCAAAATGAAATCATCCCTAAACGAGATATTATTACTGAGGATATGATTTGTGATTGTATTAAAAATGCAGGCATTGATTATCAAGTATTTAAAGAAGATTTACAAAAAAGTAAACTTACTGATAGTTTAAAGGTGGATCTTCATATCGCACGTGAGATGGAAATTGAACAATCACCATCACTCGTTTTCTTTAGTGAAGACATTCATGAAGAAGGATTAAAAGTTGAAGGCTTATACCCTTATCATATATATACTTACATCATTAATGAATTAATGGGTCAACCAATTGAAAAGAATCTTCCTCCTAAATTAGAATATTATATTCAAAAGAAACAACTTGTAACAATGGAAGAATTATTAACTATTTATGAGTGGCCTGAAAAGTTACTTAATAAAGAATTGAAGAAGTTATCATTACAGCAAAAAGTAGAGAAACTACAATATCCTGAAGGTGATTTTTGGAAATCAAAAATGCCTTCATGTTAA
- a CDS encoding CYTH domain-containing protein, with amino-acid sequence MSTNNEIEFKQILNRSTYEEIYHTYFKNKKTFTQTNYYIDTNHFKLKQHHSALRIRVKDNHYEMTLKVPEDAGLTEYNHIVDIEPQLNMSIKLSQLPSDIRKIVKNEFNVFNDELVILGHLTTHRLETPHQNELLVLDKSQYLGKTDYELEYEVRSHDEGYVKFNRLLEEFNLEHKKPLNKVQRFFEEKNASKKK; translated from the coding sequence ATGTCTACAAATAACGAAATTGAATTTAAACAAATTTTAAATAGATCTACTTATGAGGAAATTTATCACACTTACTTTAAAAATAAAAAAACCTTTACTCAAACCAATTATTATATAGATACAAACCATTTTAAATTAAAACAGCATCATTCAGCATTACGCATCAGAGTAAAAGATAATCATTATGAAATGACTTTAAAAGTACCAGAGGATGCGGGTTTGACAGAATATAATCATATAGTAGATATTGAACCTCAACTTAATATGTCCATCAAACTTTCACAGTTACCAAGTGATATCAGAAAAATTGTAAAAAATGAATTTAATGTATTTAACGATGAACTGGTTATTTTAGGACATTTAACAACACATCGTTTAGAAACACCTCACCAAAATGAACTTTTGGTATTAGATAAAAGTCAATACTTAGGAAAAACAGACTATGAATTAGAGTATGAAGTTCGTTCTCATGATGAAGGTTATGTTAAATTTAATCGTTTGTTAGAGGAGTTCAATTTAGAGCACAAAAAACCTTTAAATAAAGTACAACGCTTTTTTGAAGAAAAAAATGCAAGTAAAAAGAAGTAG
- a CDS encoding RluA family pseudouridine synthase gives MMLLYEIKTVETVKSFLQSQNYSKRTISAIKLNGALIVNDKPVTVRKELVKDDVLQVHFPPETPSKNLIPYYMTLDVIYEDDYILVVNKLQNQNCAPSREHPHESLVEQVLAYLINKGEQTNPHLVTRLDRNTMGLVVFAKIGHVHHLFSKVRFEKEYTCLVYGCTETSNIIEAPIARTNDSIITRHVSKEGKYAKTSYETLKQNNIASLCKVKLHTGRTHQIRVHFKHIGHPLVGDDLYGGGHKEIKGQALQCNLIKFVHPIYNYEILISIDYKQLIKIFNML, from the coding sequence ATGATGTTGTTATACGAAATCAAGACTGTTGAAACAGTGAAATCATTTTTGCAAAGTCAAAATTACTCTAAAAGGACTATTAGCGCCATTAAACTTAATGGCGCTTTAATTGTAAATGATAAACCAGTTACTGTTAGGAAAGAATTAGTAAAAGACGATGTTTTGCAAGTTCACTTTCCACCAGAAACACCAAGTAAAAATTTAATTCCCTATTATATGACATTAGATGTTATTTATGAAGATGATTATATTCTTGTAGTAAATAAATTACAAAATCAAAATTGTGCACCTTCAAGAGAACATCCTCATGAAAGTTTGGTAGAACAAGTATTAGCATACCTAATAAATAAAGGGGAACAAACAAATCCTCATCTTGTGACAAGATTAGATCGTAATACAATGGGATTAGTTGTATTTGCGAAAATAGGACATGTTCATCATTTGTTTTCAAAGGTCCGATTTGAAAAAGAGTATACTTGCTTAGTTTATGGTTGTACAGAAACTTCAAATATTATTGAGGCGCCTATTGCTAGAACGAATGATAGTATTATAACAAGGCATGTTTCAAAAGAAGGCAAATATGCTAAAACAAGCTATGAAACGTTAAAACAAAATAACATAGCTAGCTTGTGTAAAGTTAAATTACATACTGGGCGTACTCATCAAATTCGCGTACATTTTAAACATATAGGTCATCCACTTGTAGGTGATGATTTATATGGAGGGGGACATAAGGAGATTAAAGGACAAGCATTACAGTGTAATTTAATAAAATTTGTTCATCCAATTTATAACTACGAGATACTAATAAGTATTGATTACAAACAATTAATAAAAATATTCAATATGCTATAA